In Salana multivorans, a single genomic region encodes these proteins:
- a CDS encoding ABC transporter ATP-binding protein, translated as MLTIDELVKHHGPRAVLDRVSFEARPGRVTAFLGPNGAGKSSTLRVLLGLDRADGGRALVGGRPYRDLRAPLRTVGSMLDGSGAHRSRRARDHLAWVARSNGIPRRRVDQALAAVGLAEHARMRVGRYSLGMGQRLGLATALLGEPEVLVLDEPVNGLDPEGIRWIRGLLRGHADDGGTVLLSSHLMSEVAGLADDLVVIAGGRVVAAGGLAEVTAGHADLEEAFFALTDGGAR; from the coding sequence ATGCTCACCATCGACGAACTCGTCAAGCACCACGGTCCCCGCGCCGTCCTCGACCGCGTCAGCTTCGAGGCCCGACCGGGCCGCGTCACCGCCTTCCTCGGGCCGAACGGCGCCGGGAAGTCGTCGACGCTGCGCGTCCTGCTCGGCCTCGACCGCGCCGACGGCGGCCGCGCCCTCGTCGGAGGCCGGCCCTACCGCGACCTGCGGGCGCCCCTGCGCACGGTCGGGTCGATGCTCGACGGGTCGGGCGCCCACCGCTCGCGGCGGGCGCGGGACCACCTCGCCTGGGTGGCGCGGAGCAACGGCATCCCGCGGCGGCGGGTCGACCAGGCGCTCGCGGCGGTCGGGCTGGCCGAGCACGCCCGGATGCGCGTCGGCCGCTACTCACTCGGGATGGGACAGCGGCTCGGGCTGGCCACCGCGCTGCTCGGCGAGCCCGAGGTGCTCGTGCTGGACGAGCCGGTCAACGGCCTCGACCCCGAGGGCATCCGGTGGATCCGGGGGCTGCTGCGGGGGCACGCCGACGACGGTGGGACGGTCCTGCTGTCGAGCCACCTCATGAGCGAGGTCGCGGGCCTCGCCGACGACCTCGTCGTCATCGCCGGGGGCCGCGTCGTCGCCGCCGGCGGCCTGGCCGAGGTCACGGCCGGGCACGCCGACCTGGAGGAGGCGTTCTTCGCGCTCACCGACGGGGGTGCCCGATGA